Below is a window of Staphylococcus succinus DNA.
CACCTGTGACTTCACTCTCACCAACATAGCGAAAATTCCCTAAATCGTATGTGTAACCAATATTGAGACCTATCGCAGTCGTATCATTTAAAAAAGATAAAATGTTGTTTATCTTTCCTGACTGTTGCGTTTGATCATTTTCAACCATAAAATTAAATGCTTGTTGATTAATCATCTTTAAATTCCGTAACTGTGATTTCTCTTGGTAATTACCAATCGTCATTTTTACATGTGTCGCTTTAAGCTTTTTTGCTTCATCAAAATATTGTGAAATAGCAGGATTCAATTTCCCACTGTCTAAAAAAATAGCATCTGGTACGCTATAAAAAATTGTAATTTTATTTCTCTCACAAAATTTAGTAATAGCTGTAATTTCGCTATCAATATCCTTAAAATACTCTCTCCTAAGTTCAATATTGTTAAAACCCATGTCGACAATATAGTCGAATAATTCAAGTTGTGTTAATCCAAAATTTATTTTCTCTTGAGCAACAAGCATGTTAAAAACTAAACCATTACTATTCATATCATCAGCCCTTTATCTCGAATTTGGTAAACCGGTTTTCTAAACTCAATTATCATAGTAAACCGGTTTACTATTAATGTCAACGCTTACATTTAGTCTTTTTCAAACAACAATGTTAAAATTTGATATGATTAATAGAGATTCCATTGGAAGGATTGAACGTATAATGGAGAAAAAAACAACTATTTCTGACGTGGCAAAATTTGTAGGCGTTTCGAAATCAACTGTGTCCCAATACATTAACGGCAACCATCAAAAGATGTCAGCAGACACGAGAGAGAAAATCAGAAAAGCAATTCGAACTTTAAATTATCGTCCGAGTAAGCAAGCACAATTTCTAACTACTAGAAAAAGCAACTTAATTGGCGTCGTCGTCGCTGATATTTCTAATATGTATTCATCATTACTGCTTAAGGGTATCAGCCAATATTTTGAACATACCAATTACCATTTAATTATTGTGGAAGCAGCAAATTCAGAGATAAAAGAACAGAAAATACTTCAAAAATTAGTGGATCAAAATGTGGAAGGTATTATTATTCAACCATCTAATGATAATTCTACAAATTACCAATTTATCGCTAATAATCAAATACCTATGGTCTTAGTAGATCGTGAAATAGAAGATAGTCCTTGGGCATCAATCACAACAGATAACGAGTCAATTGTTACAAAAGTCATGTCATCCATAGTTGAAAAACATTATAAAAATGTCATTGTCGTTTCCCAACCAATCCATCGCGTGAATACTAGGGAAAAACGCTACAACACTATAGTCGATGTCGCTAGGTTAAATCAACTCAACGTAAAGCTCATAGAAATAGACGAATCGCATTATTTAGATATCGACCAAATTACAAAAATATCTAAAACGGGTAAGACAGTAATCTTTGCACTAAATGGTACTGTGTTAATGGACACAATCAAACTACTGAATGACAATCATTTAACTATACCTGATGATATAGGCATGACTGGATTTGACGACTTTAATGTTACTGAAATCATTAGTCCAGGTATTACGAGTATCAATCAACCTTCTAAATTGATTGGGGAAACCGTAGCAAAATGTCTTGACCAAATATTGAATGGAACTCCACTTGTTGATTTAAAGGTTCAAACAGTTATTAAATCTGAAATTCATTGGAGAAATTCATTATAAAAACCTTCTCTGTGTTTATACTTCTTAATTACATAAATATCTTATACTTTTATTTATAGGCATACTTAAATCTTCTTCAGTTATGACTGAATGATTAACTTTATATTTCACAAACCAAGTTAATCATTCACTGCGTTTATTAATGTTATTCAATCCATTACAGACACGTGCGAGTAAAAGAAAACATAACTAAAGTTTTTTGTAACGCTCCGTTTTATACTATATAGTAGTTGAACATTAAAGTGGTAAATATAAATAAAACTATACTTATCGAAATATATAGTGTATAGTTAATCTAACGTAATAAAAGCTCGTGAATTTAATTGTAGTGTATTTTTTTCAGAATATCCTCTTTTTTAATTATGAATTTGTTACAAATATTATGTGCAAAAGCACGTGGAGGTATTCTATTATGAATAACGGTACAGTAAAATGGTTTAATGCAGAAAAAGGTTTTGGTTTCATCGAAAGAGAAAACGGAAGCGATCTTTTCGTTCATTTCTCAGGCATAGCTGCTGAAGGTTACAAATCTTTAGAAGAAGGTCAAAAAGTAGAATTTGACATCACTGAAGGACAACGTGGCGAACAAGCTACTAACGTTGTTACTGTTTAAATCACTATCATAAAAAGCACCAAACTACGCTTTGTAGTTTGGTGCTTTTTTTAATTATAATTCTCTTATAAAAATTATTATTTGTATAGCTGTGTCTACATGAATGTTTTAGTAAGTCCCTCTTATAAAATCTGCTACTTTTTCTTTATAAAAGTTTTCAATCTCTAATTTTTCGCTTTCTGTGAAGGATTTAGTGTCTAATGTAGCTAAGTTCTGTTTCACCTGCTTTATATTTCTAAATCCTGGATTAATGCAAGAGATTTCTTTATAGTCTAAAATCCATTTTAATGCCGCGCTTGCCATAGAAGGACGATCTTCTCCAATCCATTGTAACTGGTTAGCTAGTTCAACACCTTTTTGCAATCCTAACCCTGAGAATGTTTCACCTACATTAAAGGATTCACCATTTTCATTGAATTTACGATGATCATCCTCAGAAAATTTAGTTTCAGATGTAAACTTACCTGTTAATAAACCACTCGCAAGTGGTACTCTCGCAATGATACCTACCCCCTGTTGATAAGCTTTAGGAATTAACTTTTCCAATGGCTTTTGTCGGAACATATTAAAGATAATCTGTAAGCTTGCTACATTAGGATATTCTAAACAAATTAACCCTTCTTCAACTGACTCCACACTGACTCCATAATGTCGTATTAGCCCTTCTTCTGTTAATTGATCTAACACTTTAAAGACACTGCCATCTTTTAAAATGTCAGTAGCAGGACAATGGATTTGAAATAAATCAATTGAATCTCTATTTAATCGTTTTAGACTATCTTCACAGTATGCTTTTACTGTTTCGTAGCTGTAATTTTGTGGATCAGCAATATCTCCTTGCCTACAAAATTTAGTTGCAATATAGATTTCATCTTCTTTGCCTTCAGTAGCCTTAGCTAGTAATGCTTCACTATGTCCATCGCCATATACGTCAGCGGTATCAAAGAAGTTAACGCCTTGATCAATTGCATATGATAAAGCTTTTAAAGCTTCTTCATCATTCGTTTCACCCCATGCGCCTCCAATTGCCCACGTACCAAAACTCACTTCACTAATCATCATGCCAGTATTGCCTAATTCACGATATTTCATAATGTACTCATCCCCTTATGTTATAAAAAATATATATTCTCTTTACCCTTTATTGATAAAATTATAAAGTTTATTTTTAATTTTTATTCCTCAATCAAAATAACTATAATTACGCTTAAAAATAACTTTAAATTTAAATTGTGATATAAGTTCTCATTAATAATGTGTATCTTTTTGCATTTATAAGAAATAGGCGTATGCTTAAGGTGAATAATTACACTTTTACTAATAAGGAACTACAAAAACGAGGAGTGGTCAGTCAAATACTACTAATCACATGACTCTCTTTTCTATAATTGTATTAACAAGCTTCATCAGCCCTTTTCACAGTTCATAATCTTCTAACAGGACATTTGTTTATAAATAATATGTAATACACTTGCGAATATGGATCATGTTGATAGTTATAAATATCAGTTTGAACTGTGTAAAACATTTATAATTACTTAGCCAAGAGGGACTCAAAAAATTGAGGAGTGATTTATTATGCGTAAAGTAGGGAAATTCCTTTCAGCAACTGTCGTAGTATCAACGCTTGTCTTAGGCTCTTCTGCAGCATATCTTACGACTGGTAGCCCAGATGTACAAGCAGCTGAGCAAGTTCAAAAATGGGGTCACGGTGAAGGTGGTGCCAGTGGCGCAAGTAACGAAAGTGGTGCAAATTTAAAAGCTGAAACACCATGGTATAACTATGAAGGCTATACAACATACGACCCTTCATTCACACAAGATTATAACTTCGTACGTGCTTTAAAATATGATAATGTCTCAATCAATGGATATAAAGTAGACACAAACAGTGACGATGATTATGATCATATGAAACAGGTTTATGATACAACTGTAGAGTTTAATAGTGATAATGAAGTGATTCGAATTTCTTTCGCAACTAAACCAGACTCAGTGTCTAAAGCAACATTTAAAAAAGCACATACGTCTAATAAAATAATTGATGAAGGTGTCACTAACGGGGGCGAGCATGGTAATGGCACATTCGTAAAATACGCGACAAATGATGGTTCATACACAGCGTACTTTGACAAAGATAAAAAATTGATGCAAATAAACATTGGATAATAAATTTGAGCAACAAATATAAGTAGTTACCTTAAAAGTGTGGATTTAAGCCTCTATTATCGATATGGATAATAGAGGCTTTAAAATTATAAACAACAGTCTCTTCTTTAATACAAAGAGGAGATTTGTCATTTTTAAGTTTATTTATAAAAATTTTTGTACTTAAACCGGCAAAATGTTCTAATGTATTGTTGTGTTTATTTTTGTTCCTATATAAGGTTTGTCTTGTAATACCGCTACTTTAAATATTATAACAATTAATACACTTTTTATTTTACTACTTTAATTCCATAAGTTTGTCGACATTTACTTTCCCCTTCTGAAAATATTCAAAAATAATAATTGAAAAAGTGAATTTCATATTAGATTGATAACGATATTTTTCATATTATTAGAACTAGTTATTTCATTTATTTTTTACCTATTTACTTATCAAAAAAATATATCTATCATTTAAATTGTATAGTTTTTTAAAATATATTTTATATTCTAGGAGGGCATATGAATAAATCATCAAATCTTATTAGCAGCTATTTTAATTTTTGGAAACGTTGCTTAGATATTAATGGGAGGTCCACTCGTTCTGAATTTTGGCATCCTTTTTGGATTAATTTTTTAATCACTTCTCTTTTGGGAGTTTTTTCTGTAGGTACTTTAAGTAGTATCTTTGGTCTTATAACGCTTATACCATACTTTACTGTCATGACCAGACGTTTACACGATTCAAATCGTTCAATGATTTTTGCGATACTATACTATATTGGCGGGTTTATCACTAAAGCTGCAGCAGTAATATTTGTTTTAGGTATTATATTTGCGACTATTAGTTTTGAAGAATTTGGTCTATTAGGTACTACATTTATTGCTAGCATATTTGGTGTAGTTATTACAGGCGTAGTTTCATTGTATATTTTATATTTATTAATTAAGCCTGGTAATAAAAAAATGAATAGATATGGTTCTGGAGGCAGTTGCAGAACGCTAAGTGACTAGTAGGCGAATAGTGTTTTACAATTTCTAATAGAAGAGGTTTTTCAACATGTTCTGACAATATTAGAATGATGAAAATATCGAGTGAATCTAGGATGTATTAGAAGAAATACATATACATAAAGTAATTAAAGGGGATTTCTATAACTTCATACAAATAGATATTCTAAGAGAAGAGGGTAATAATGGAAACTATAAAACAATATTGGGAAAATTTTAGAGAAAAATATAACTTATCAGATAATCTACCTGAAGCATGGATGTTTGGAGATGGATCAGAAGTAATGGGAAATGAATTAGTAGAATTGGTTATTCGAGGTGTGAAAAGAGCAACTTGTTCAGCTAAATGTCTACATGATATTGAAGGTGAAGATATACCTGCTGAAGGACAATATAACATTGTTTTAAATGGTAAAAATGAACCAGCATGTATTATACAATACACCCAAATTGATATTACGCCAATGAATGAAGTGACTGAAACATTTGCAGCTTTAGAAGGTGAAGGAGATTTAAGTTATCAGTATTGGTATGATGAGCATGAGAGGTTCTTTCGTAAGGAACTCAGTTCATTTAATTTAGATTTTTCAGTTGATATTGATTTAGTTTGTCAGCAGTTTAGAGTAGTAGATGTAAACCAATAACTTAATCCATAATTAAATGTTAAGAAATACATTACATATAACCAAATTATAATTAACTACTCCCTTTTAATCGTTATCATTGATGGGTGGAAGATTATATTAGAAAAGACTCCTTATTCAATAAGGAGTCTTTAAAATGTTTCAAAAGGTCATTTTGTACTAGTAACAAAGGGGTTAAGTATCCTCGTACTTTTCGGTAATTCTCGCTTTAGTTTTTCAATGTTATCAATAAACTAGATTCTAACTTATCTTATTTTTTCCAAAGGATATTCATAATAATCACATAAAATTTCTAAATCTTGTTGTGGTATTCGCTTATGCCCGTTTTCCCAGTTAAAAATTTGATAATTTTGATAGCATTTTCCATATTTTTCATTCAATAAAATCACAAGTTTTGAAATACTTAGTTTTTTCTTTTCACGTAAGTCGGTTAATATCTTCATATTTATTCCTACTTTCATAATATATTTCAGTACAGGAAGTATTTTTTCGAAAGTAACATGATAATATTTTCAATACTAATTTACGTTAATTAACCTCACATCATTAAAATATTTTTTAATAAAAATACACAAAGTCCTTAGTTATAAAATTAACTAATTTTATATAATGATAGTTATCGGAAATATATCAAAATTAAACCTTGTAGCAATAATAGTCGTTTTAAATTTTACGACTAATAGAATTTATCGTGTGTAATTACTGTAGTAAGACGTATATACTATTAACATATAAAGAGGGTGTATATATGAATGAGATAACAATAAAAATTGATGAAATTGAGAAAAAAGAATTAGAAGATAAATTAAAAGCTACACGTTGGCCTCAGAGATTAAGTCGAAATAAGGATGTAGGATTAGAAGTAGAAACAGTAAAAAGAATAGTGGATTTTTGGTTAAATGATTATGATTGGAATGCTTTAGAAAAACACTTGAATCAATTTAGAAATTTTTCAACATATATAAACAAACAAAAAATCCATTTTATTTATGAAAAAGGAAAGGCGAATATCACAATTCCATTGATATTATTACATGGGTGGCCAGATAGCATTTTACGATATACAAAAGTTATAGAAAATTTGAAAGAAGGATTTGAATACAATGGAAAAAATATTTCTTTCGACATTATAATTCCTTCTATACCTGGATTTGGATTTTCTGAATTTAATAAAGGATTAAATAACGAAGAAATTGCTAATATAATGTATTTATTAATGCACAGTGAATTGAATTATGATGAATTTATTGTGTCAGGGGGAGATATTGGATCAGGCATTGCACGCTATATGGCTAAAAAATATCCGAATTCTATTAAAGGTCTTCATTTAACGGATATAGGAATAGTTAAGGACGTATTACAAAAGAATAAGGGCGTAACTGAAGATGAACTTAAATATAAAAAGAGAGCTAGTGAGTTCTTTGATAAAGAAGCTGGATATATGAATATACAGTCAACTAAGCCTCAGACCTTAGCTTATGGACTTAACGATTCTCCTGTTGCCTTAATTTCATGGATAGGTGAGAAGTATTATTCTTGGAGTGGTTATAATTTATTAAGTATGAAAGATATTATTAATAATATTTATCTTTATTGGCACACCAAAAGTATTGGAACTTCAATGAATATATATCTTGAAAATGCAACTAGATTACCGCAACTAGGTGCTATAGATTCTAAAACAGGCGTATCTATTTTCACTGAAGATATAATGATACCGCCTTACTCTTACATCCAAAGTCAATATAATTTAGTCTATTTTAATGAAATTGGACAAGGAGGGCATTTTACCGCTATAGAATCTCCAGATTTATTTACGAATGAAATTATTAATTTTGTTAAACGCATTATCTAAATAATACTGTGATGAAATTATTTTATGATTTTATCTAGTAATACGGTTCCAATCACTGCATTTAGGTAAGCTCTAAATGCACAAAGAGTCCCCTTAGTTAAGGGGACTCTTTGTATCAACTATCTTTTTTAACACTGATAGAAAATTATTTTTCATTTATTAAGAAAACCTGACGGCTTCTAACTTTTTAGTGATATCTTGCATAACATCAGCAAGTGTGATGCTACGCATTTCATTTTCCATACTTTGTTGAATTTTATCTAACTTTGAGTCCATTGCCATATGAATATTACTTCCGATTGGACAGTCTGGACTAGGATTTTCATGGAAATTAAACAAACTATCTTCGTTTACTAATTCCACTGCTTTATAAATATCATAAAATGTAATCTCACAGGGTTTTCTTGAAAGAGTAATACCAGTTTTCCCTTGGCTAATACTGATAATACCAGCTGCTTTAAGATTTCCCATAACATTTCTTACAATAACAGGATTTACACCAATACTTCCAGCCAAAATGTTACTGGTAACTTTTTCACTTTCACCTAAATAATTAACTACCGATAAAAGATGAACCCCTATCGTAAATTTACTTGAAATCTGCATTACAACAACCTCCTTCTTGTAATGTATTCTCTTACAAGAAATCTGTCAATGCAGATTAGTATTGTTATTCGCTAACAACACTAATTCTTTCTTTAATATGACTACCTGACTCAATCTCGTCAATCATTGCAATTGCATAATCTGCGTAAGAAATGACACTCTCACCTTGACTGTTGAGAATCAATTCTTCGCCACCTAGCGTATATTTTCCAGTTCTCTCACCATCTGCTTGGAAATCTCCTGCGGGACTGATATAAGTCCATTTAACATCATCATACTCACGAAGATCATCAAGAGCTTTCTGATGTGCATTAAGTACTTGTATGACTTCATCTGGGAAAGGTGTAACATCTGCAACAGTCTGAGTATGTTCTGCATTAACAAATAAACTTCCCGCTCCACCAACTACTAATAATCTTGTTTCTGATTCTTTCAAAAGTTTAGCTAAATGGTTAGCTGCATCAGGAACAATATTAACCGTTTCCGGAGTCCAACCTCCCACTGCGTCAACAATTACGTCATATTCTTCTATATCTTTCTTTTTAATATCAAAGACATCTTTGATAATTGCATCATTTGCACGTGTTTTGTTTTCCCCTCTAACAATGGCAGTAATATCCATACCGCGATTCAATCCTTCTTCTACAATTAATTGACCTGCTTTACCATTTGCTGCTACAACTGCTATTTTCATTATAATATCCTCCTTTGATAATGCCTTCTCCAAAACTTGTAAATAATTTATTACAAGTTCATCTTAACACCAACCACTAAACTTGTAAACCAACAAGTTACAAGTTTTGAATTAAAAAGACAAACTTAAAATGTGCCTTTGAGGTAATTAATTCTGTTTTATAATAAGGTCTATTCTAATGCTTAAATCAGCTTTTATATCATTATTTTACAAAATGCAATTTAGTATCAATAACAATAGCTTTCTAGATACTCATTTTTTTACTAAGGAAGATACTATAGAGAAAACACTAGAACATAATAGAATATATAAACATGATTTAACTCAAATATTTTATGAAGATGCTTTAAAATCTAATTAGATGCCGACTAAAGATAAATATAAGAATCAAATAAATGATGAGAAGAAGACATATACAAAGAATATAAATAAAATTTATGAGTTTCTAAAAGAAATTTAATTTTTATGTTGGCCAGTTTATCCACTGAAATTATAGTAGCCACGTTATTAGAGTGCATATACTATTGTATGAAGAACAAAGTTCAATTGCACATGTATTACTTTTCTAATTTAATGTATCTTCAAATCTTTCTATTGAATTTTAGATTCTAGAATTAGAGATAATAGTTTTTAATATGAATAATCCTTTTTCCACCTTTTCTATATTTTCTTAAGTAATTAATGAAATTCTAATATATTTTGGATTCTCCAAATTCATTAAACTGAACCTAGAATATTCATATACCTTAACTCCATGTCTATTTGCTATTTCTTCAAAATTCTCAATGTTGTGGGGGATTTCTACCCACTTATAAAAAGAGTGTTGATTTGTATTTTGGTTATCTTCCTGAAAATATTTCTCAAAAATTTTGTTTCTTGTTTTTATAATATTTAATCTTTCTTCAAGAACCTTATTTATTTTTAAATTTATTATCATTTCTATAGATATCTCTACATTTAATGAAGACGTTTTAATATTACTGTTTAAAATTGTATTATTTATACTTTTGGCAAATTTAGGAGAACATGCTAAAAAGCAAACACGTAAGCCTGTATTTAAAATCTTAGATAAGCTAGCTATATACATATTTTTGTGTAGCATATTTTGATATTGCGGGGTAGTTATCTGGAGCGATGAAAGAAAAAATATCGTCTTCTATTAATATTAATCCCTTATCATTAATTACTTTTGCAAGTAACAGCAAAAGGGTCAAAGGTAGATTGTGTTTCAAGAAGCTTTGCACCAAAATTAAATGTAAAAGAAGACCCCGTTTGTGGATCAGGGCATTGTCATATTATTCCATATTGGTCAGATAAATTAAAAAAAGATAATATAGTAGCATACCAAGCTTCCTCACGTGATGGCATAATATATGATACATATAAAAATGAGAAATTATTATTATATGGTAATGTAGCTTTATATTCTATAAGTAATTTATATATATAAGAAAAGCGAGTACAAAATATTGTACTCGCTTTTCTTATTTGGCTTTAATATCAAATTCCATCTCATTTAGCCTTGTTTTAAATATGTTTCACCTTTTATATAGCCCATCTAATTAAAGTGGAAGCATAGGCCAAGCCTCCCCCAAATCCTACCATTAAAATTAAATCACCTTTTTTAAGTTTCTGTTCTTTTACTGCTAAATCTATAGATAGTGGAATAGTTGCAGAAGACGTATTCCCGTAATATTTAAGACTCATCAATGCTTTGTCTCTTTTTATACCTGATCTATCACATATAGATTCAATCATTCTAGCATTGGCACTATGAGGCGCAAACCAAGATAAATCTTCTTTTTTATAGTTAGCTTTATTTAAAGTTGCTTCAATAATTTTTGGTACATTTCCAACAGCCCATTTGTATACGCCTCGACCATTTTGAACAATATAACCCGGATTTTCTAAATCCTCACCAAACATTGTTTCCGATAATTCCGAGCTATATAAGTTATGCCCTTTATCGCCATCTGACCCAGCACTACTGGCTATAAAGCTAGTCTCATCTTCACTATACTCTACTAAAAATGCACCTGCACCATCCCCAAATAAGATACAAGTACCTCGATCGGTGTAATCAGTAATTTTTGATAATGTTTCTGCGCCTATAACTAATACTTTCTTATTTTGTCCAGAAGTAATCAGTCCATTCGCTATATTCAGACCATATGTAAATCCAGCACAAGCAGCATTAATATCAAGGGCTCCTGCATTTTTCAAACCTAATTTAGCTTGTACGTATGATGCAACACTTGGCGTTTTATAATCTGGTGTTAACGTGGCATTGATAATCATATCTACATCATTTATATCTACTTGATACTTTTCTTGTAAATCAAGAACGGCTTTATAACTGATATCACTTGTATACTCATCTTCATTTGCAATTCTTCTTTCTTCAATACCAGTTCTTTGTTGTATCCATTCATCTGAAGTCTCTACAATTTTTTCAAAATCTTGATTATTCATAATTTTTTCTGGTACATATGAACCATGTGCAGTTATTTTGGCTAGCGAATTCATTTTATCAGTCCCCTTAATTAACTTGTTTACCTCATTCAATCATATTCTAGTACGTATATTACGCTTTTTATTTACCTAATTAAATCATAACACCCCGATTACAGTAAGTTGAATAAAAACCCTACTCTTTTTCTTTGTTCCCTTAATATTTTAAATAACTTTGCTACCATTTCATGAGCTTTAACTTGACAATATTAATGTATCTGCTATATTTGTATTTGAATCAGATACAAATACAAATATAGCAGAATAAAAAGGAGTATAAAATGACAACTTCAAAAACAATTATTATAACAGGATCAACAGATGGTATCGGTAAGCATTTAGCAACAAAATTAGCAGGTGAAGGTCATAAAATGATTATCCATGGCCGTAATCATTTAAAATTAAAACAAGCAATTAAAGATATTCAAACTCAGTCAGGCAATGATGATATCCATGCATATCAAGCAGATTTTGCAAAAAAAGAAGACGTTTATCAATTTGCACAAAACATTAAGAATGATTTCGATAAAATTGATGTATTAATTAATAATGCAGGTGCTTATTTTGGTAGTGAACGTGTAGCCACAGAAGATGACGTTGAAATGACTTTTATGTTATCAGTACAAGTCCCTTTCATTCTCACAAACGCATTGATGCCGTTACTTGAAAACGCAGACCAAGGGCGCGTGATTCATACATCCTCTTATATGCATCATTTTGCAAAGGCTTCTAATCTTGACTTTGGGTTAAAACATGACTATTCTGCAGGTAAAGCCTATAATAACTCGAAACTTTATACGATTTGGTTAACACGTTACCAAAATAAAGCATTGCGTCAAAACAACTCTAAAGTAACAATTAATAGTTATCATCCTGGTTTAATTTCAACAAATCTTAATAATAATGATATAAAGAAAAATTTAAAAAGTATGATGTTATCAGGAATAATGAAACCTTTTTCTAAAAATTTAGATGAAGGCATTGAGACAGGCTATTACTTAGCGCTATCACCTAATGTGAATCATGTATCTGGAGAATATTTTGACAATAAAAAAATAAAAAGAGTGAGCAAAAAAGGTTATAATAGTCTGAATGAAACGTTACTAATTAAATATTGTGAGGAAAAAGCATAAATTTAATTAGTATAGAGAGGTAGGTAGCAAATTTATGGACACAAAATTTTCAGTGGCGGTGCACATATTAATTATGTTTTCAGAAGCTAAAAACAACATAACTTCTGAAACGATTGCCCAGAGTGTTAACACAAATGCGAGTTATATTAGAAAGGTGATTGCATTATTAAAAGATGATGCGCTTCTCATCCGTCACCAAGGTAGTTTTAGTTATTCTTTAGGAAAGCCAAATGATGAGATGACCTTGCTTGATATTTACCAAGCTGTTAAACCTCCAAAACTTTTGCATACACATCAAAATTCTAACCCTGATTGTCCAGTCGGC
It encodes the following:
- a CDS encoding sugar phosphate isomerase/epimerase family protein, whose amino-acid sequence is MNSNGLVFNMLVAQEKINFGLTQLELFDYIVDMGFNNIELRREYFKDIDSEITAITKFCERNKITIFYSVPDAIFLDSGKLNPAISQYFDEAKKLKATHVKMTIGNYQEKSQLRNLKMINQQAFNFMVENDQTQQSGKINNILSFLNDTTAIGLNIGYTYDLGNFRYVGESEVTGAEVLKPYISYIHLKNVSQVHDKLVATSLDRGDIDWKQVLSRLPKDVPVALEYPSNQKVEILTDKQLIEVFGYGN
- a CDS encoding LacI family DNA-binding transcriptional regulator; this translates as MEKKTTISDVAKFVGVSKSTVSQYINGNHQKMSADTREKIRKAIRTLNYRPSKQAQFLTTRKSNLIGVVVADISNMYSSLLLKGISQYFEHTNYHLIIVEAANSEIKEQKILQKLVDQNVEGIIIQPSNDNSTNYQFIANNQIPMVLVDREIEDSPWASITTDNESIVTKVMSSIVEKHYKNVIVVSQPIHRVNTREKRYNTIVDVARLNQLNVKLIEIDESHYLDIDQITKISKTGKTVIFALNGTVLMDTIKLLNDNHLTIPDDIGMTGFDDFNVTEIISPGITSINQPSKLIGETVAKCLDQILNGTPLVDLKVQTVIKSEIHWRNSL
- a CDS encoding cold-shock protein; the encoded protein is MNNGTVKWFNAEKGFGFIERENGSDLFVHFSGIAAEGYKSLEEGQKVEFDITEGQRGEQATNVVTV
- a CDS encoding aldo/keto reductase yields the protein MKYRELGNTGMMISEVSFGTWAIGGAWGETNDEEALKALSYAIDQGVNFFDTADVYGDGHSEALLAKATEGKEDEIYIATKFCRQGDIADPQNYSYETVKAYCEDSLKRLNRDSIDLFQIHCPATDILKDGSVFKVLDQLTEEGLIRHYGVSVESVEEGLICLEYPNVASLQIIFNMFRQKPLEKLIPKAYQQGVGIIARVPLASGLLTGKFTSETKFSEDDHRKFNENGESFNVGETFSGLGLQKGVELANQLQWIGEDRPSMASAALKWILDYKEISCINPGFRNIKQVKQNLATLDTKSFTESEKLEIENFYKEKVADFIRGTY
- the isaB gene encoding immunodominant staphylococcal antigen IsaB family protein → MRKVGKFLSATVVVSTLVLGSSAAYLTTGSPDVQAAEQVQKWGHGEGGASGASNESGANLKAETPWYNYEGYTTYDPSFTQDYNFVRALKYDNVSINGYKVDTNSDDDYDHMKQVYDTTVEFNSDNEVIRISFATKPDSVSKATFKKAHTSNKIIDEGVTNGGEHGNGTFVKYATNDGSYTAYFDKDKKLMQINIG
- a CDS encoding DUF805 domain-containing protein, with translation MNKSSNLISSYFNFWKRCLDINGRSTRSEFWHPFWINFLITSLLGVFSVGTLSSIFGLITLIPYFTVMTRRLHDSNRSMIFAILYYIGGFITKAAAVIFVLGIIFATISFEEFGLLGTTFIASIFGVVITGVVSLYILYLLIKPGNKKMNRYGSGGSCRTLSD
- a CDS encoding ASCH domain-containing protein, whose amino-acid sequence is METIKQYWENFREKYNLSDNLPEAWMFGDGSEVMGNELVELVIRGVKRATCSAKCLHDIEGEDIPAEGQYNIVLNGKNEPACIIQYTQIDITPMNEVTETFAALEGEGDLSYQYWYDEHERFFRKELSSFNLDFSVDIDLVCQQFRVVDVNQ
- a CDS encoding helix-turn-helix domain-containing protein; this encodes MKVGINMKILTDLREKKKLSISKLVILLNEKYGKCYQNYQIFNWENGHKRIPQQDLEILCDYYEYPLEKIR
- a CDS encoding epoxide hydrolase, producing MNEITIKIDEIEKKELEDKLKATRWPQRLSRNKDVGLEVETVKRIVDFWLNDYDWNALEKHLNQFRNFSTYINKQKIHFIYEKGKANITIPLILLHGWPDSILRYTKVIENLKEGFEYNGKNISFDIIIPSIPGFGFSEFNKGLNNEEIANIMYLLMHSELNYDEFIVSGGDIGSGIARYMAKKYPNSIKGLHLTDIGIVKDVLQKNKGVTEDELKYKKRASEFFDKEAGYMNIQSTKPQTLAYGLNDSPVALISWIGEKYYSWSGYNLLSMKDIINNIYLYWHTKSIGTSMNIYLENATRLPQLGAIDSKTGVSIFTEDIMIPPYSYIQSQYNLVYFNEIGQGGHFTAIESPDLFTNEIINFVKRII
- a CDS encoding Rrf2 family transcriptional regulator, whose amino-acid sequence is MQISSKFTIGVHLLSVVNYLGESEKVTSNILAGSIGVNPVIVRNVMGNLKAAGIISISQGKTGITLSRKPCEITFYDIYKAVELVNEDSLFNFHENPSPDCPIGSNIHMAMDSKLDKIQQSMENEMRSITLADVMQDITKKLEAVRFS